The stretch of DNA GGGTACGTCTTATCCAATCCGCAAGCTGCCACTGCAATTGACCGCCCACCGGTTTCCAGCGCTACCGAATGAGCGACGGCATCAACGCCTAGCGCCCCACCGGAAACAATGGTCCATTGATGCGCCACCAGCTCCTGCACCAACTGGCGCGTCGCTTCCCGGCCGTAATTGCTGACCGCTCGAGTGCCCACGATCGCTACGGCCTGCGCCAACAACTCCGACAACGGTATACCCTTCACCCACAGCGCATGTGGCGCAACTGCGTCATCTTGCATCGAACGGATACAGTCCGATTGCCCCGATGCTGCGAAACCAAATGCGGCGTCGAATTGCTCCGTAGGCCATTCTGGCGAGTCCGGGGTGAGCAGTCGTCCGCCAATGGCTTTGATCGCTTCCAGATCTTCCCGGGCGTAATCAACGCTGGCCCGAGTCTGCGTGGTCTTCAGCAGCGGACCTAGCCAGGACTCACGGTTTTTGATCCCGTGCACGATCTTCTCAACGTCCTCCCCCGCACTCAACAGCCGCTGCAGCTCCCGGTCTGGGCCCTCTATGCAGCGGGACAAGTACGCCCACGCTAGCTGTCTGCTGTCACTCATACCGCCACCCCAAGCTGCTCGGAAGTCGCATGCAGGTCAATTGCCTGCGCGACGTGGTCAAGGGTTGGGATCTGGCTTCCCTGCAGGTCAGCAATAGTCCAGGCCACCTTCAGCGATCGATCGACGCCGCGCTGCGACAGGGCGCCGTCGGCAAGCAATGCGGCAAGATAGGCCATTGCTGCTTCGTCGGCAGGAAACTCGCGACGCAAGCGATGTGGATTCATCCGGGCGTTATTTGTCCCCTCAAGTCCGGCTCGTGCCCACCTCTGAGCAGCCCGCTCGCGAGCGACCGCCACCCGCTCGGCGATCTGCGGCGAACTCTCCGAGGATCCAACACCAAGTACTGCACCATGTGCATGGGTACGGACAAACAGGTCAACGCGATCGCGCAACGGACCTGAGACATTACCCAGAAAGCGCTGCCTCAAAGCTGCACTGCACGTACATTTCGAAGGTGTGTCCGCCCCACATCGGCAGGTGTTGGCCGCCATCACCAGCTGAAACTGCGCGGGGAAGGTGATTTCCTGCTGGCGGCGTACCATCCGGACCAAGCCATTTTCCAACGGGAGCCGCAAACTATCTAAGACCGCTGCTGGAATTTCGGATACTTCGTCAAGGAATAACACCCCATGATGCGCGAGACTTACCGCACCAGGAAGAGGGTGCCCCGAACCGCCGCCCAAGAGACCCGCTCGGGACACACTGTGGTGCGGAGCAACAAAAGGAGCGCTGACCACCGGCGAAGTAAAGCTCGTACCGACGACCGAATGAATAGAAGTAACAGCAACACATTCCTCGGCCTGCAAAGGTGGCAAGAGACCAGGAATCCGCGCTGCGATCATGGATTTGCCGGAACCTGGTGGTCCAACCATCATCATGTGATGTCCGCCGGCCGCGGCGATTTCGGCTGCATAACGAGCCTCGTCTTGTCCTGCAACATCAGCCATATCCAGCATCGGCGTTGTTGCATTCGGCAGTTGATGGCCCGCGTTGGGCAGGGGGTTTTCTCCCCTAGCCCAAGAGACAATGTCCAGAACGTGCCCGGCGGTCATCACATCCAGACCGTCCAAAAGAGCTGCTTCAGCAGCGTTTTGATTCGGAATGATGCATTGGGTCACCCCGAAGGCCTTGGCTGCCCGGAGCGCCGGCAACACGCCACGCACCGGTTTGATGCTGCCGTCCAGCCCGACTTCGCCAAGAAACATCGTGTCTTGCAAATGGGCGCGCACCATGTCCTCGCGAAGGGAACCGATGAGAATCGCACAAATGATACTCAAGTCGAAATGACTACCAGATTTCCGTAAGCCGGCCGGCGACAAGTTCACCACCACCTTAGTTTTCGGCCAAGGTAGCTGCGAGTTCAACATGGCTGTTTTCATCCGGTCGCGGGACTCACTAATCGACGCGTCCGCAAGCCCGACGATGTATACCCCAGGCAGTCCAGCTCCGATGTGCGCTTCGACCTCTACTAGCGTGGCGTCGACTCCGACGAGCGCCGCCGAGTATGTTTTAGCGAGCACCGGCCACAATCCCTTCATAGTGGAAGAATGGGTCATCGGCGCTGAAGTCCAACACCAGGGCGTCGAAACGCACTTCCCGGTAGGGTTGACCCTCAAGCCACAACGCAGCTGCCCGACGCATCCGGGCAAACTTAGCCCTGGTGATCGATTCCGCACCCCCGAAATCCAGAGTGCTCCGGGTCTTTACCTCGACGAATACGATTATTCCCCCAAGCTGGACGATCAGGTCCAACTCGCCACATGTGTAGCGAACATTGCGCCCCAGGATCACTCCGCCGCGGGACACAAAGTACTGCGCTGCCAATGCTTCCCCGCGTGCCCCCAATTCACGTTTCATTGCAAAACTCCCCAATCGTTGTCGTGTAGTTCTTGGCCGACTACACCACAGCACGAAAACGGAACCCCACGGGTAGCGAAAAGGCCTGTGGATAACCCAGTTATCCACAGGCCTCGAAAGCTTAACGCTTGACTTACTCCGGAATAATCATCTCTGGCTTGTCAAGCTCTTCAATATTGACGTCCTTAAAGGTGATCACACGCACGAAGCGCACGAAACGCGCCGAGCGGTACATGTCCCACACCCAGCAGTCAGACATACGGACTTCGTAGTACACATCTGCACCCGAGGTGTGTGGGATCAATTCGACCGCGTTGGCCAGATAAAATCGACGCTCCGTCTCCACCACATAGGAGAACTGGCTCACGACATCGCGATATTCCCGATACAGGGAAAGCTCGACCTCGGACTCGTAATTCTCCAGTTCTTCAGCGCTCACCGTTGCCCCTTATCTACTAACCATTGACCATGCGCAGCTGCCACATTGGCATAACTATATCGATGAATCGCACTGCCTCCATGACGACGCACCGCGTCCATATGCACCTTTGTGCCATAGCCCTTGTGCGCCGCAAAGCCATAATCCGGCCAGCGCGCATCCATAAACGCCATGACCTCATCTCGGTGGTGTTTTGCAAGAACGCTGGCAGCCGCGATGCATCGGGCGGCATCATCACCGCCAACAATAGGTAGTGACGGCACGGTCAGACCAGGCACCGCGAACCCGTCGATAAGTACGTAGCTCGGTTGCTGATCCAGTCCGGCAATCGCCCGGCGCATGCCCGCGATATTCGAATACTGAATACCAAGCGTGTCGATCTCCGCGGCGGAAAATTCCACAATTGACCAGCTCACTGCATACTTCTTTATAAGCGGAAAGAGCTGGGCTCGACGCGCGGGTGAAAGCTTTTTGGAGTCCTGAAGCTGATCAAGGGCTGGAATAGTGCGGTCCGGGAGGATGCACGCAGCGATAACGATGGGTCCGGCGCACGCGCCTCGGCCTGCCTCATCGACGCCCGCAACCGGACCCAAACCCGCTTTGCTCAAGCCAACCTCATATGTGCGAAGTTGCTTTAGCTTGCGCATGCCTTATTGAGCAGACTGAATGTCATAGTCCTCAACACCACCGATGCGGTTAAAAGGCAAAACGATGGCCTGCACCTTGCCGACGATATTTTCGCCAGGCACGGTGCCCTGGTTTTCATCACCCAGGTGGTATCGCGAGTCTGCAGAATTGGTGCGGTTGTCGCCCATCACGAAGTAATTTCCTTCCGGGACCTTAATCGGCCCGAAATAGGCGCCATCGCAGGCATCGGACCCGCGACTCTGATCAGCTACCGGATACGTTGGAGGCTGGAGCTTGTAGGAAGAATCAATCGGCTTGCCGTCCACCATGATGCCTGGGTCGCCAGCCTGACACTGAATCGTCTGCCCACCCGTAGCGACGATACGCTTGACCATGTCATTTTCGTCCGGAGAGGACAAACCGATGTAGGAGCCCAAGTTCTGTAGACCGGACAGCGGTCCCTTGGCTTCCTGCTGGGTGAACCGGTTATTCCACGACTCGGGAGCTTTGAACACCACAACGTCGCCAGGCTCCGGCTCGCCCATGCGGTAGGCAATCTTATCGACGTAAATCCGGTCCCCAGTACACCCAGGGCAACCGTGCAGCGTTGGCTCCATCGACGCACTTGGGATCACATAAAGTCGGCCAACAAACGTCTGCAGCACGAACATGATCGCAAAGGTCACGATGATGACCACCGGGATCTCGATGTACCACGGGGTTTCGCGCTTGTTTTCTTCAGCCTTCTTAGCGTTCTTACTCACGCCGGACTACATTACCAGGCTCTGAGTTAAAACCTCGCTGCGCTCGGAGCGGTTGGCCGGGAAACTGTTGGTGGACCCCACACCGACAGCCTGGTCGGGCTTCTTTTGCCTTCTCGAAACTTCACCACACCGAAACGCCTCCAAAGGGCCCCTTTTGTGCCATACGGTGTGGTGAATTTTGCACCACCCCGCACCAACAGCACCGGCCCAGCAACCACGCTGCACCCACAGCTCAGCCCCGCCCCGCACCCAGTCCCCGCCAACAGCCCACTTCGGCCCCAAAAAGGAAACCCCCGACAACCATTTTTGAAATGATTGCCGGGGTAGGACCGGAAAGCCGTTGCGACTAGCGCTTTTCCTTGATCTTGGCAGCCTTGCCACGCAGGTTGCGCAGGTAGTACAGCTTTGCACGACGGACGTCACCGCGGGTAACGACCTCGATCTTCTCCAGGTTTGGAGAGTGTACTGGGAAGGTACGCTCGACGCCGATACCGAAGGAAACCTTACGCACGGTAAAGGTCTCGCGGATGCCTGCACCCTGGCGACGGATAACAACACCCTTGAACAGCTGGGTACGGGTCTTGTTACCTTCGATAACCTTTACGTGAACGTTAAGGGTATCGCCTGGGCGGAATGCAGGGACGTCGTCACGCAGGGATGCTGCGTCAAACTTGTCGATGAGGTTCATTGAGAATCCTTCTTTTTTTAAGGAACAGAGGAACCGAGCGGCATTTTCCACCAGGTGGACGCTCGTGCTGGTTCATGCCCGAAACATAGAACTGAAACAGTATGCCACACGCCCGGTTTAGCGACCAAATCCCGCTTTCTTCAACGCATCCGCCATCGAACCACCCGCTGGGGCTTGTCGACGCCCACTTGGCTTCCCTCCCCTAACCTGCGGTTTCTTCGTGGCCTTTCGTGGCTGGCCAGGTTCATCATTGAGCCGCAAAGTGAGCGAAATCCGCTTCCGGTCGACGTCAACCTCCAGCACTTTCACCTTCACCACTTGACCTGATCGCACGACCTCATGCGGGTCGGATACGAACGTGTCAGAGAGGGCGGAGACGTGGACCAGACCGTCTTGGTGGACTCCGACGTCGACAAATGCCCCGAAAGCGGCGACGTTAGTGACCGTGCCCTCCAGAATCATGCCTGGTTTTAGGTCGGAAACCTTCTCCACCCCGTCTTTGAAGGTGGCGGTTTTGAATTCTGGGCGCGGGTCACGGCCCGGCTTGTCGAGCTCGGCAATGATGTCGGTAATGGTGGGGACGCCGAATTTTTCATCGGCGAAGTCGGAAGGCCGCAGCTTTGTGAGCACCGCGGTGTTGCCAATGAGTTCCTGCACCCCCAGCCCAGTTTGCTCTGAAATCCGCTTGACCACCGGGTATGCCTCTGGGTGTACGGCGGAGGCATCGAGTGGATCCTTGCCACCTTGGATACGCAGGAATCCAGCGCACTGTTCGAATGCCTTCGGACCGAGCCGGGGCACCTTCTTCAGCGCTGCGCGTGAGGCAAAGGCTCCGTTTTCGTCACGGAAGGCCACAATATTGTTCGCGATCGTTTCGTTGACGCCTGCCACGCGGGTCAGCAGTGGCACGGACGCCGAGTTGAGATCCACACCCACGGCGTTCACGGCATCTTCTACGACGTTATCCAGGGCCTTTGCCAGGGCCGTCTGGTTCACGTCGTGCTGGTACTGTCCCACGCCGATAGATTTCGGATCAACTTTAACCAGCTCCGCCAGCGGATCCTGCAAGCGCCGTGCGATGGACACGGCACCACGCAACGACACATCCATGTCGGGGAATTCCTCAGCGGCGAGCTTGGATGCCGAATAGACCGAGGCACCAGCTTCGGAGACAACCACCGGGGTTGGTTTCTTTCCACCCGCCTGTTTGATGAGGTCAGCGATCTCTCCCGCAAGTTTTTCGGTCTCACGCGAGGCAGTGCCGTTGCCAATAGCGAGCAGGTCGACGCCGTGTTGGGCCACCAGACCAGCAAGCGTCTGCACTGCCTGCGACCATTGGTTTTGTGGTTGGTGCGGGTACACGATCGCGGTGTCTAACACCTTGCCAGTCGGGTCCACCACGGCACATTTCACGCCGTTGCGGTATCCGGGGTCGAGCCCCAGGGTCGCGCGTTGTCCGGCCGGTGCTGCGAGAAGCACGTCACGAAGGTTCTTCTTAAAAACCTCGAGTGCGCCTTCTTCGGCCTTTTCCTTCAGACGCATGCGGGTATCGAGACCAGCGGAGATATAAAGCTTCGTTTTCCAGCCCCAGTGCACGGCGTCGTCGATCCATGGCGATTCCTTCAGCTCCATGCGGTGCTTGATCAGACCCTCAAAGAATTCATCGTCGGCGTCAAGATTGAGATGCAGCACACCCTCGTTCTCGCCGCGCAGCAGCGCGAGAATCCGGTGCGATGGCAGCGAGTGGAACCCTTCCGAGAATTCAAAGTAATCCTTGAATTTCGCGCCCACCTGCTCTTTGCCTTCCACGACAGCCGCAGTCATGGTGCCACGCTTGTACATCTCCTCGCGGACTTCGCCGACGAGGTCAGCGTCCGTTGCCATTCGGTCGACGAAGATTGCGCGGGCGCCTTCCAAGACGGCCTTGTCATCAGCGAAACCTTCAGTGTAAAAGGCGCTCAAATCTGGTTCTTCGGCCTCAAGCAGCAGATCTACCAGCGGCTCAAGCCCAGCTTCGCGGGCAATATCGGCCTTCGTCTTGCGTCGCTTCTTGAATGGCAAATAGAGATCCTCAAGACGCGCTTTCGTAGTCGTCTCCAGGATAAGGGCGCGAAGGTCGTCGCTAAGCTTGCCCTGCTCGTCAATTGCCTTGATGATGGCGGCTTTGCGATCTTCGAGTTCGCGCAGGTAGGTCAGGCGTTCTTCAATGGTACGCAGTTGGGTGTCGTCGAGGCCACCGGTGACTTCCTTGCGGTAGCGCGCGATGAAGGGGACGGTGTTGCCTTCATCGAGAAGTTTTTGGACGGCTAAGACTTGGTTTTCGGAGATTCCGAGTTCGCTTGCAATGACCTTGATCATTTGGGTTAGTTTAGCCGAGCTGCTTAGACGCACTTGAAAGAGTTCCCCGACATGACTGTTCTCTCAACTGCTTTCATAACGCCAATAAGCGGACTACACATGGAGGTAGTTTCCATTTATAGAGAGGACTTTTATGTCTACCCGCGGTTTTTCGCGTCGCAACTTCCTCGTCGGAGGCGCTGCCCTTGCGGCCAGTAGTGCTTTGGTTGCGTGTAATTCTGGATCTTCAAGCACCGCAGCGACCCCAGCAGCTACCACCGAAGCAAAGAAGGTCGATTACAAAGCGATCAGCGGCAAGTTAGTCATGCTGGCTACCGGCGGCACCATCGCTAGCCAAAAAGACGCTACCGGCGCGCTGGTACCAACTGTCACAGGCGAAGAGCTGCTGAAGAAAGTGTACGAGAAGTTCGACAAGACGAAGCTGTCCATTGAGGTACGCCAAGTCAGCCAGCTCGATTCCTCGGCCATGACGCTCAAGGACACCGACGGAATTCTGCAAAAGGTCCACGAAACGCTCAAAGAACCTGGTGTTACCGGCATCATCGTCTCCCACGGCACCGACTCGATGGAGGAAACTGCCATCGCTATTGATACTTTCCTCGATGCCGAGCAGCCTGTCGTTCTCACCGGCTCGATGTTCCCATTCGACGATCCTGACACCGACGGTCCAGATAACCTCACCCTCGCGGTCACCGCTGCCACCGACCCAGCCAACAAGGGCAAGGGCGCATTCATCGCCTTCGGTGGCAAGATCCTGCGTGCACGTGGCGCCTACAAGAAGGATGCTTCCAGCAAGGACGGCTTTGACACCAACGCCACGGAGGACATGAAGCGTCCAAAGCCATTGCCGCTGTCGAAACTCGACGGTACCCGCGTCGACATCATCGCCGCCTACCCTGGCGCGCCTGGCGAACTCGTCAAGGCCGCCGTCGATTCCGGGGCGAAGGGGCTCGTCATCGAGGGGATGGGCTCCGGCAATGTCGGTGGCGCTATTGCGGATGCCATCGTCGAGGTTGCCGGCAAGGGCATCCCGGTGGTCATGTCGACGCGCGTCGATAAGGGCCTGGTTGAAGGTACGTACGGCGGTGCTGGCGGCGGTGCCACGCTGGCCGAAAAAGGCGTGATTGGTTCAGGCATCCTCCGCCCTGGACAATCCCGAATTCTCGTTGTTGCTGCGCTCGCAACCGGCACCGACGTGAAGGAGCTTTTTCCTGAGGCATCGTGATTTAGTGATGTCTCCGGGACATTTGGAGCCCGCTACTCCTGCCTAAGAAGATCCGGCCGACGCTCACGCGTCCTCTGCAAAGACTGTTCTCGGCGCCACTCTTCCACCAACTTGTGGTTTCCGGACAGCAGCACGTCCGGGACCTCCAACCCGCGCCACTCGCGGGGCTTAGTGTAGGACGGGCCTTCCAGCAACCCATCGGAGAACGAGTCCTCCTCATGGGAGGACGCGTTGCCCAGCACACCAGGGATCAACCGAGTGATCGCTTCGGCCATGACGAGCACCGCAACTTCTCCCCCGATCAGCACGTAATCGCCAATGGAGACTTCCTCCACGCGGTAGCGATTCGCCGCGTCCTCCACGACGCGTTGGTCGATGCCCTCATAACGGCCACACGCGAAGACAATGTGATCTTCGTTGGACCAGCGCCGCGCCATCTCCTGGGTAAAGGGGCGCCCCGCCGGAGTAGGCACGATGAGCAGGGGCTTGTCACCAGCTTCGCCTTCATACCCCTCGAAGGAACGACCGGTCAGGTCGTCGCGCCGGGGCTTATCGACGTGCGGTTGCGCAGAATCTAGTTGCCAACCGACAGACTTGCCCTCGGCGACGTCGTCAAGCGCTGGCCCCCACACGGTGGGCTTCATGACCATGCCCGGACCGCCGCCGTACGGGGTGTCATCGACGGATTTGTGTACGTCGGTGGCCCAATCGCGCAGGTTATGCACGCCTACTTCGAGAATGCCCTTTTCGATAGCTTTACCGAGCAGCGCGTGGCGCAATGGTTCGAGATACTCGGGGAAGATGGTGATGACATCGAGGCGCATTAGAGTTCCAAGAGTCCTTCCGGCGGGGTGATGGTGCAGGTTCCCTCGTCCAGGTCGATGTCGGGGACAATTTCCTCTACGAATGGGATGAGGACTTCGCGGTCGTCGATACGCACTTCGAGTAGCGACTGCGCTGGACCGTGCGAAATGCCGGTGACAGTGCCGATCGGCGTGCCGTCGAGAAGCACGGTCAGGCCTTCAAGCTCGTGGTCGTAGTAGCCCTCGTCTTCGTCGTAGATGGGGGCGGCGAAGAACTTGGTGCCACGAAGTGAGTCAGCGGCGTTGCGATCCGGAACTTCCTCAAACTTGATCAACAATCGGCCTTGGTGGGCGCGCACCGCCGTGATAGTCAGCGAGTGTTCCTTCTTGCCCTGCGTGCCACGTAGCGTCTCGCCGACGGCATAACGCAACTCGGGATCATCAGTAGTGGGTTCGACCACGACTTCGCCTCGGATACCGTGGGATTTCACCACTCGCCCAATCATCACATCCATGCCGGTAAGTCTAGCGTAGGGAGCTAAACCGACAGTTTCAGCCCGGAACGGGAAGTTAGAATGCGTTCACACTCGCCTGTAAAACTGAGTAAACTGAGTAGAAATTCGCAAACTGAGTAAACTGAGTGACACGGAGAGTAATGAACTTTAATCCTTTTACACCAACGTTTGGCACCTCGCCATCTCATCCCGTTGGTCGTGAGGAAATCATCGCCGACTTCCGAACCTCCCTCCACCAAGGCCCCGGAGCACCCAGCCGCGCCATGCTGCTGGTGGGCACTCGCGGAGTCGGCAAAACCGTGCTACTCAATGAGCTAGAAGACACCGCCCGCGAAGAAGGCTGGCTCGTGGTCTCCGAAACCGCATTGCCCGGCTTAACCACCAGGCTTAACGACGAACACCTCCCCGCCCTCCTCGCGTCCCTGGACCCACACCCCACTACCCGGAGAATCACTGGCATCACCGCACCCGCGGGCCTTGGCGGGATTCGCTCCGAGGTGAGCCCCAAACACGAACCCAAGCGCGGCATACGCGGCCAATTGACTACAGCAGCCGGGCTCGTCAACCACGGCATCCTAATCACCGTGGATGAAATCGGACGTGCCACAGTCGAAGAACTTGCCGAACTCATGGCGGTGATCCAACACCTTTTCCGAGAACGCGCCAACGTCGCAATTGCCGCCGCTGGCCTGCCCGAGGAAGTCGCAGCGCTACTCGACCACCCCGGGATCACCTTCCTTCGACGCGCAAACCGACGCATCCTCGGTGCCGTACGCAGGGAAGATGCCGAACGTGGCCTCGCCGACCCCGTCACTACTGCCGGCGCACACTGGGAAGACAGCGCGCTGCGGGCCGCGGTCGAAGCCACCCACGGGTACCCTTTCCTCATCCAGCTCATTGGCTATCATGCTTGGAATGCTGCTGGTGGCGTTAGTGATGGTGACGCGGTTGCAATTGATGGAGCTGCCGCGGGCAACGCCATCGAAAGGGCCGCGGTCGAGCTCGGCAACCTTGTCATCGAACCTACCCTAGCTCGGTGCACCGCCCTCGAACGAGCATTCCTCGAGGCCATGGCGCTAGACGACGGCGATTCCCGCCTCGCAGACCTCATTACCCGGCTCGAAAAGAGCCCTGACACCGTCAGCCAATACCGAAGGCGGCTGCTTGACCGCTATATCATCGTCGCCACTGGCCACGGGCTAGTCCGCTTCGCGATCCCCGGTATGCGAGAATATCTGCGCAGGTCAAGCGAACACGGACCCCTCCCATTTTGGTGATCTTGACTCGGGTCTCCGCCCCCTAAACTTCACCACACCGCAACGCACATTCATACCCCAAAAACGACGCTACCGCGTGGTCAAGTGTGCATACACCCCCAAACCCCAAGCCACCGGGCACCGATTTATCCCCACCCCACACCCACCCCACAACCCCCACGCTAAACCCCACACCCCCTATTCACCTGCGCAAACAGCAAACTGGCGAAAATTTCTCTTCGCTGCCTAGAATTTTTTTCAAAATGACAGTATGTACCCTCACAATGTGATTAAGTTGTGTGTCAACACACACTCTTTGTTTGATTTTGGAAAGTAGACCATGATCAAGTTCCTGATCAAAAAGACTGCTGGCTGGGTAGTCATGATATTTGTCGCGGTGAACATCACTTACTTGCTGGCAAATGCTTTTCTCGATCCTCGATCTAATTACGAAGGTCGTCGGCCTCCGATCCCTGAGGAACGCGTCGATCAGATCCTGCAACCACTCAACCTCAACGACAAGGAACCCTTACTCGATCGTTGGTGGACCTGGCTCACTGACATTCTTCTCCACTGGAATTGGGGCACCTCCCCGATTGGTGACTCCGTCAACGAGCAAATTTCCTACCGCATCTGGGTCTCTGCACAGTTGCTGCTTCTGGCCACCATCTTGTCCGTTGTCATCGGCGTCGGGATCGGCGTGTACACCGCATCCCGTCAGTACAAGACGGGCGACCGCGTTTTCCAGACTCTCTCCATCTTTACGATGAACATCCACGTCGTCGTCGCAAGCATTGCCGTCGTGTGGGCTGCCATCGAAATCAACAAGGCCGCAGGAACCAACGTCTTCTACGTCACGGGCGCCTCAAGTTCGGGTGTGACGGGCTTCTTCCCACAGCTTGTCGACGCAGCCCAGCACCTCGTGTTGCCGACAGTTTCCCTGGTCATCATCTCCTATGCGGGTTACCACTTCATGCAGCGGTCGATTTTGCTCGACAACATCGACGCAGACTATGTTCGTACCGCCCGGGCCAAGGGGTTGACTCGCCAACAGGCAATTCGTCGACACGCGCTGCGCACGTCAATCATCCCGGTTGCTACCTCGGTTGCGTTCTCCATCCCCGGTATCTTTACGGGCGCGGTGATGACGGAAACCATCTTCGGCTGGCAGGGCATGGGTCAATACTTCATTCAGACCATCGCGAAAAATGACATCCATGGCGTCGTCGCAGTGGCTGCCTTCGGCGCCCTCATGACGGCCATCGGCGCGCTGCTCAGTGACATTTTCGTAGTGTTCCTCGACCCACGCGTCCGCGTGAACTAGGAGAATCACCATGCAAAAGGAATACCGCAACAGCGGCGATGACCGCGTTGAGAACCTCGCGGAAGGAATTTCCGCAACTGGTGACTACTCCGCCAGCGGCGCACCACTCGCTACCACGGGCTTGATCAATGCGCGCGAAGACGAGATCGTCCAAGCGCAAGAATTCGAAGAGCACAACCGGCTCAAGACCAAACGCCCCATGAAGAAGTACCAGCTGTACTTCAAGCGCTTCATGCGCAACAAGATGGCCGTCATCGGCGCGGTGATCTTCATTGTGTTGGTGTTCTTCGCGATTTTCGGCGGGTTCTTAGCCAAGTGGGACTACACTGACCCGGACTTCATGGCGTTGTCAGAACCACCGAGCAGCGAACACTGGTTCGGAACCAGCTCCTCTGGCACGGATCTCTTTGCCATGGTCGTCCACGGCTTGGGGCGATCCCTAGTTATCGCAATTTTGGTGTCTGCAGCAACCACAATAATCGCTGCGGTGGTCGGCTCGGCAGCTGCCTTGCTCGGTGGCCGCCCCGAACGAGTGATCCTCGGCATCATCCACTTCTTACTCGTGATCCCATCCTTCCTGTTGATCGCCCTGATGGTCTCGGGTTCGGGCGGTGACTGGAAGATGCTCACCGGCGTGCTCATCCTCTTCGGCTGGGTGTACTACGCCCGCGTGATTTGGTCGATGTCGATTTCCCTGCGCGAACGTGAGTACATCCGCGCGGCACGCTACATGGGTGTGTCCTCGTTTACCACCATCGTCCGCCACATGATCCCGAACATCGGTTCGTTGCTGATCATCAACCTCACCCTAGGCGTGGTTTCCACGGTGATGAGCGAGACTGGCCTGTCCTTCCTGGGGCTCGGCGTGAAAATCCCCGATGTCTCCCTCGGCACCCTTCTTTCCTCCGGAGCCAATTCCTTGCAGTCATCGCCGTGGGAGTTCTACTTCCCAGCCGGTGTGCTGACCTTGCTCACCGTCTCCATGGCATTCATCGCCGACGGTCTGCGCGATGCCCTTGATCCAAACTCCAACGCAGGAGGACGAGCCTAAATGCTGAGCATAACTGACCTTCGCGTCTCATTCCCTTCCGAGGCGGGCGTCGTTAATGCCGTGCGCGGAGTTAACTTCGAAC from Corynebacterium epidermidicanis encodes:
- the trmD gene encoding tRNA (guanosine(37)-N1)-methyltransferase TrmD; amino-acid sequence: MRLDVITIFPEYLEPLRHALLGKAIEKGILEVGVHNLRDWATDVHKSVDDTPYGGGPGMVMKPTVWGPALDDVAEGKSVGWQLDSAQPHVDKPRRDDLTGRSFEGYEGEAGDKPLLIVPTPAGRPFTQEMARRWSNEDHIVFACGRYEGIDQRVVEDAANRYRVEEVSIGDYVLIGGEVAVLVMAEAITRLIPGVLGNASSHEEDSFSDGLLEGPSYTKPREWRGLEVPDVLLSGNHKLVEEWRREQSLQRTRERRPDLLRQE
- the rimM gene encoding ribosome maturation factor RimM (Essential for efficient processing of 16S rRNA), which codes for MDVMIGRVVKSHGIRGEVVVEPTTDDPELRYAVGETLRGTQGKKEHSLTITAVRAHQGRLLIKFEEVPDRNAADSLRGTKFFAAPIYDEDEGYYDHELEGLTVLLDGTPIGTVTGISHGPAQSLLEVRIDDREVLIPFVEEIVPDIDLDEGTCTITPPEGLLEL
- a CDS encoding asparaginase, whose amino-acid sequence is MSTRGFSRRNFLVGGAALAASSALVACNSGSSSTAATPAATTEAKKVDYKAISGKLVMLATGGTIASQKDATGALVPTVTGEELLKKVYEKFDKTKLSIEVRQVSQLDSSAMTLKDTDGILQKVHETLKEPGVTGIIVSHGTDSMEETAIAIDTFLDAEQPVVLTGSMFPFDDPDTDGPDNLTLAVTAATDPANKGKGAFIAFGGKILRARGAYKKDASSKDGFDTNATEDMKRPKPLPLSKLDGTRVDIIAAYPGAPGELVKAAVDSGAKGLVIEGMGSGNVGGAIADAIVEVAGKGIPVVMSTRVDKGLVEGTYGGAGGGATLAEKGVIGSGILRPGQSRILVVAALATGTDVKELFPEAS
- a CDS encoding Tex family protein; the protein is MIKVIASELGISENQVLAVQKLLDEGNTVPFIARYRKEVTGGLDDTQLRTIEERLTYLRELEDRKAAIIKAIDEQGKLSDDLRALILETTTKARLEDLYLPFKKRRKTKADIAREAGLEPLVDLLLEAEEPDLSAFYTEGFADDKAVLEGARAIFVDRMATDADLVGEVREEMYKRGTMTAAVVEGKEQVGAKFKDYFEFSEGFHSLPSHRILALLRGENEGVLHLNLDADDEFFEGLIKHRMELKESPWIDDAVHWGWKTKLYISAGLDTRMRLKEKAEEGALEVFKKNLRDVLLAAPAGQRATLGLDPGYRNGVKCAVVDPTGKVLDTAIVYPHQPQNQWSQAVQTLAGLVAQHGVDLLAIGNGTASRETEKLAGEIADLIKQAGGKKPTPVVVSEAGASVYSASKLAAEEFPDMDVSLRGAVSIARRLQDPLAELVKVDPKSIGVGQYQHDVNQTALAKALDNVVEDAVNAVGVDLNSASVPLLTRVAGVNETIANNIVAFRDENGAFASRAALKKVPRLGPKAFEQCAGFLRIQGGKDPLDASAVHPEAYPVVKRISEQTGLGVQELIGNTAVLTKLRPSDFADEKFGVPTITDIIAELDKPGRDPRPEFKTATFKDGVEKVSDLKPGMILEGTVTNVAAFGAFVDVGVHQDGLVHVSALSDTFVSDPHEVVRSGQVVKVKVLEVDVDRKRISLTLRLNDEPGQPRKATKKPQVRGGKPSGRRQAPAGGSMADALKKAGFGR
- a CDS encoding ATP-binding protein, whose product is MNFNPFTPTFGTSPSHPVGREEIIADFRTSLHQGPGAPSRAMLLVGTRGVGKTVLLNELEDTAREEGWLVVSETALPGLTTRLNDEHLPALLASLDPHPTTRRITGITAPAGLGGIRSEVSPKHEPKRGIRGQLTTAAGLVNHGILITVDEIGRATVEELAELMAVIQHLFRERANVAIAAAGLPEEVAALLDHPGITFLRRANRRILGAVRREDAERGLADPVTTAGAHWEDSALRAAVEATHGYPFLIQLIGYHAWNAAGGVSDGDAVAIDGAAAGNAIERAAVELGNLVIEPTLARCTALERAFLEAMALDDGDSRLADLITRLEKSPDTVSQYRRRLLDRYIIVATGHGLVRFAIPGMREYLRRSSEHGPLPFW